One Megasphaera elsdenii DSM 20460 genomic window carries:
- a CDS encoding FAD binding domain-containing protein has translation MITSTTTLVPDNPAAAYAAYRQAASAVFLAGTQGLKYKKDHYDLAVDLSKAGLTYIDERADEIVIGAMTPLWQIKISQAIQNFAGGAISKAISDVADKNIQRYGTLGGVISSKAPFSVLLPILLSLHVDVQLQDKGCMSLDDYLHCPPMGELVTGISIAKEAVYTAYKAYRKLPVDEPYLVGAVAMRDDSWRIVVGGRPGLAAIARSASEELTEKGMAVKENVAHLASEELDFGNFGTCSESERRALTIEMVRSLIKSAWKGYNRYVVKK, from the coding sequence GTGATTACCAGTACGACGACCCTTGTCCCAGATAATCCGGCAGCGGCCTATGCTGCCTATCGGCAGGCTGCATCGGCCGTCTTTTTAGCTGGGACACAGGGATTGAAATATAAAAAAGACCATTATGACCTGGCTGTCGATTTGTCGAAAGCCGGCCTGACTTATATCGACGAAAGGGCCGATGAAATCGTCATCGGGGCCATGACGCCTCTGTGGCAGATCAAGATTTCCCAGGCCATCCAGAATTTTGCTGGCGGAGCCATCAGCAAGGCTATCAGCGACGTTGCCGATAAGAATATCCAGCGCTATGGGACCCTGGGCGGTGTCATTTCCAGCAAGGCGCCCTTTTCCGTCCTGCTGCCGATCCTCTTGTCCCTCCACGTCGATGTACAGCTCCAGGACAAGGGCTGCATGAGCCTCGATGACTACTTGCACTGTCCGCCTATGGGCGAGCTGGTGACGGGGATTTCCATTGCCAAGGAAGCGGTCTATACGGCCTATAAGGCTTATCGCAAGCTGCCTGTCGATGAACCGTACCTGGTCGGTGCCGTAGCTATGCGGGACGATTCGTGGCGCATCGTCGTCGGCGGCCGTCCCGGCCTGGCAGCGATTGCCCGTTCGGCCAGTGAAGAGCTGACAGAAAAGGGCATGGCTGTGAAAGAAAATGTCGCCCATCTGGCCAGTGAAGAGCTGGATTTCGGCAACTTCGGGACCTGTTCTGAAAGTGAACGGCGGGCGCTGACCATCGAAATGGTCCGCAGCCTCATTAAATCGGCCTGGAAAGGCTATAATCGTTATGTTGTGAAGAAGTGA
- the yqeC gene encoding selenium cofactor biosynthesis protein YqeC — MFEDNRWRRMLKPGITAIVGAGGKTTVLERLGTYGHGGHLPIMVSSIVPMDSTRVDNVEPFDVICTEDMEKGESFCAERIAAGHVPAWFAGLDDQDRYIGLQPKVIDDIKMRHPAWYILIEGDAAGNKWLKAPLADDVPLPASCDTVIGVLNLQMLGNVISDEKIEGVETAAAIMGRPCGAVITPAMLAKLIKHPRGLFRGVRCPRILFCTGYNAVQHRMTEALLDDLEDFDLTASVLADGYRETCTIRQYIHYGNVKKKRM; from the coding sequence ATGTTTGAAGATAATCGTTGGCGGCGTATGCTGAAACCGGGTATTACGGCTATTGTAGGGGCCGGCGGCAAGACGACTGTATTGGAACGCCTTGGAACCTATGGTCACGGCGGTCACCTGCCGATCATGGTCAGCAGCATCGTACCGATGGACAGCACTCGTGTCGACAATGTCGAACCCTTTGACGTCATCTGCACGGAAGACATGGAAAAAGGCGAATCATTCTGCGCTGAACGCATTGCTGCCGGTCACGTCCCGGCCTGGTTCGCCGGGCTCGACGACCAGGACCGCTATATCGGGCTCCAGCCCAAGGTCATCGATGACATCAAGATGCGCCATCCTGCCTGGTATATCCTTATCGAAGGCGATGCAGCCGGCAATAAGTGGCTTAAAGCGCCCTTGGCCGACGACGTGCCCTTGCCGGCTTCCTGCGATACTGTCATCGGTGTCTTGAACCTCCAGATGCTGGGCAACGTCATCAGCGATGAAAAAATCGAAGGCGTCGAAACGGCAGCGGCTATCATGGGCCGTCCCTGCGGGGCTGTCATTACACCGGCTATGCTGGCCAAGCTCATCAAGCATCCCCGCGGCTTGTTCCGCGGCGTGCGCTGCCCGCGGATCCTTTTCTGCACGGGCTATAATGCCGTTCAGCACCGCATGACCGAAGCCCTTCTCGACGATTTGGAAGACTTCGACCTGACGGCCAGCGTCCTGGCCGATGGCTATCGGGAAACGTGTACGATACGCCAGTATATCCACTATGGTAATGTCAAAAAGAAACGGATGTAA
- the sdaAB gene encoding L-serine ammonia-lyase, iron-sulfur-dependent subunit beta, producing the protein MGVFDVVGPVMIGPSSSHTAGAARIGLMAREILKEEPKKAVITVYGSFAKTYKGHGTDRALVAGLLGFSADDVRLRTSFALAEEQGLAIEFHRSDEEVDHPNTVRIAMTGASGRQMEVLGVSLGGGKIEIREINGSEVALNGEEHTLITVHKDQPGIIAQATTVLAIGHINVSNMRVFRSAKNETAVMIVCTDSPVPNEIVHMIQNITAIESVVTLLPL; encoded by the coding sequence ATGGGAGTTTTTGATGTGGTCGGTCCCGTCATGATCGGGCCTTCCAGTTCCCACACGGCCGGAGCGGCCCGCATCGGCCTCATGGCCAGGGAGATTTTAAAGGAAGAACCGAAGAAAGCCGTCATCACGGTCTACGGTTCGTTTGCCAAGACCTATAAGGGCCACGGCACGGACCGGGCCCTCGTGGCCGGCCTGCTGGGTTTTTCGGCCGATGATGTCCGGCTGCGCACGTCTTTTGCCCTTGCCGAAGAACAGGGCCTAGCTATTGAATTTCATCGGTCTGATGAAGAAGTGGACCATCCCAATACGGTACGCATCGCCATGACCGGCGCCTCGGGACGGCAGATGGAAGTCCTCGGCGTCTCTTTGGGCGGCGGCAAGATCGAGATCCGCGAGATCAATGGCTCTGAAGTCGCCTTGAATGGGGAAGAACACACGCTGATTACGGTCCATAAAGACCAGCCGGGCATCATCGCCCAGGCGACGACGGTCCTGGCTATCGGCCATATCAACGTGTCGAATATGCGCGTCTTCCGCAGCGCTAAGAATGAAACGGCTGTCATGATCGTCTGCACGGACAGTCCCGTTCCCAACGAAATCGTCCACATGATACAGAATATTACGGCCATTGAGAGCGTCGTCACGCTGCTGCCGCTCTAG
- the sdaAA gene encoding L-serine ammonia-lyase, iron-sulfur-dependent, subunit alpha — protein MYKYEYKTLHDLLALAEKEKTTLSDIVVRHEVESSEEIEERVRAVMASRLDVFQESIDAGMKDPGKSVSGLVGGDAHKLAEKAPQLLGSLTHKAAVYALAVSEANAKMFKIVACPTAGSCGIVPAVMMAADEILKVPRKALVDALFTAAGIGAVVARNASVAGAVGGCQAECGTAAAMAAAAVAEMAGGDNDTILQAFALCMKNTLGLACDPVAGLVEVPCVKRNAIFAVEAITAAEMALAGIRSVIPPDEVIAAMAEIGRLMPVALKETSDGGLARTETGKTIAARLEKAMEE, from the coding sequence ATGTATAAATATGAATATAAGACCCTTCATGATTTACTGGCCCTGGCAGAAAAAGAAAAGACGACTCTGTCAGACATTGTCGTGCGTCATGAAGTAGAGTCGTCCGAAGAAATAGAAGAAAGAGTACGGGCCGTCATGGCCAGCCGTCTCGATGTTTTCCAGGAATCCATCGATGCCGGCATGAAGGATCCGGGAAAATCGGTCAGCGGCCTCGTCGGCGGCGATGCCCATAAATTGGCCGAAAAGGCGCCGCAATTACTGGGATCGCTGACCCATAAAGCCGCCGTTTACGCGCTGGCCGTCAGCGAAGCCAATGCCAAGATGTTCAAAATCGTCGCCTGCCCGACGGCCGGTTCCTGCGGTATCGTGCCGGCCGTCATGATGGCGGCAGACGAAATCTTGAAAGTTCCCCGCAAAGCCTTGGTCGACGCCTTGTTCACGGCAGCCGGCATCGGTGCCGTCGTGGCCCGCAATGCTTCCGTCGCCGGTGCCGTCGGCGGCTGCCAGGCCGAATGTGGGACCGCCGCTGCCATGGCTGCCGCAGCGGTCGCTGAAATGGCTGGCGGCGATAACGATACGATATTGCAGGCCTTCGCTTTGTGTATGAAAAATACCCTGGGCCTGGCCTGCGACCCTGTCGCCGGCCTCGTCGAAGTGCCCTGTGTCAAGCGCAACGCCATCTTTGCCGTCGAAGCCATTACGGCTGCTGAAATGGCTTTGGCCGGCATCCGGAGCGTCATCCCGCCGGACGAAGTCATCGCGGCCATGGCTGAAATCGGCCGCCTCATGCCGGTCGCCTTGAAAGAAACGTCCGACGGCGGCCTGGCCCGGACCGAAACAGGAAAGACCATCGCAGCCAGACTGGAAAAAGCAATGGAAGAGTGA
- the addA gene encoding helicase-exonuclease AddAB subunit AddA — MAWTNEQQAAIDSRGQTLLLSAAAGSGKTAVLVERIIRRLLDKEYPVDITELLVVTFTKAAAAEMRDRIGTALMKALSETQDPRVERQLALLPSAQISTLHAFCQHVIRKYFYTIDLDPAFSIAGEEELNLLRRQVLEDVFLSYYEDDEKASVLYPLADMFGSDRGDDVLMDTVSRMYTYARSMAWPEHWLKAAAQAYDVAPDAVIDDMVWAEPVKDAVRRILEEDVRRYEGVLYHLRQREAFAPACDQFTAEQAALRQAVQAQSWNDLSRFVRAIDFPRLKGLRKLSDEDKAVWERCKKVRDDVKKDITKTLQPVYFSATPEEWLDGMRTMKPVMAGLVTLTLDFAKAYGAAKKEKGWIDFSDLEHFCLQILLAPDASPEHPVPSAAAEELRSQYEEVFIDEYQDTNGVQELITRLVSGDDNRFMVGDIKQSIYRFRLADPTLFLDKYQSFSRDEKAVQRCIDLGRNFRSVPVILDAVNDVFLRAMTRDAAGMDYGEREKLYAGRQAPDDDRWIGGPVEVDIVPTAKDDEDDDGSTAFERESRFIARRIGELLASGRMAARKDGTLEPLSYRHIVILLRSMAGKADVLIQALQEGGIPAYAEQSGGYFAAVEVQVMLSLLRCIDNPEQDLAMAAVLRSPLVGLDETALADVRLAGDGTLWQNLPAYAAALPEGDDKKEDLLQFMETFDSWRTYSRRHGVAELLQRLYDDTAYVDFVGSMPGGEVRQANLKALYDRAQQYEDAGFRGLFRYLQLMDKMKEDGLDLAPAKVVSENEDVVRIMSIHKSKGLEFLVVFVADLGKAFNRRDMQEQILFHNRLGIGLKQYDPEWRMSYPTLIWSGIAAQLRWEGTAEEERILYVAMTRARDRLILTGHSTHVADDWQRWTSRLNPAQAKSYFDWVMPAALDTFGARADTEYVRPGAAWQGDIWDVHITPAGTAAAADDEACEQEPRLEALRRGDATGTPIPDWLDAQLSWQYAYPQAVRTAAKFSVSEVKRKYQELHSDELAEEEGLSISAGAVIAAAPGEDDAFSELPPWLAEEEEKVSGAQRGTALHKALQYITPAADQTVDTLRREIETFVRQGLLSRDEAKLVYVPVLAAFCQSDLGRRMAMSPELHREYPFTVLLAGGDPLPAVEGGERILIQGVIDCLFREDDGWILVDYKSDRLEREDAFRKRYAVQLALYKRAVEQITGRPVSETYIYSLHLQKEIRI, encoded by the coding sequence ATGGCCTGGACAAATGAACAGCAGGCAGCCATTGACAGCCGGGGACAGACGCTGCTCTTGTCGGCAGCTGCCGGTTCCGGGAAGACGGCCGTTTTGGTGGAACGAATCATCCGCCGTCTCCTGGATAAGGAATATCCCGTCGATATTACCGAATTATTAGTCGTTACCTTTACCAAGGCTGCCGCTGCCGAAATGCGCGACCGCATCGGGACCGCCCTCATGAAAGCCTTGTCGGAAACGCAGGACCCCCGCGTCGAACGGCAGCTGGCCCTGCTGCCATCGGCCCAGATCTCGACGCTCCATGCCTTTTGCCAGCATGTCATCCGCAAGTATTTTTATACGATTGACCTGGACCCGGCTTTTTCCATTGCCGGTGAAGAAGAATTGAACCTCTTGCGGCGTCAGGTCCTGGAAGACGTGTTCTTGTCCTATTATGAAGACGATGAAAAGGCATCGGTTCTCTATCCGCTGGCCGATATGTTTGGCAGCGACCGCGGTGACGACGTGCTCATGGATACGGTGAGCCGCATGTATACCTATGCCCGCAGCATGGCCTGGCCGGAACACTGGCTGAAAGCGGCGGCCCAGGCCTATGACGTGGCTCCCGATGCCGTCATCGACGATATGGTCTGGGCGGAACCGGTCAAGGATGCCGTGCGCCGTATCCTGGAAGAAGATGTCCGCCGTTATGAAGGCGTGCTCTACCACCTGCGCCAACGCGAGGCCTTTGCGCCTGCCTGTGACCAGTTCACGGCGGAACAGGCCGCCCTCCGGCAGGCTGTACAGGCGCAGTCCTGGAATGATCTGAGCCGCTTCGTCCGGGCCATTGATTTCCCGCGCCTGAAAGGGCTGCGGAAATTATCCGATGAAGATAAGGCTGTCTGGGAACGGTGCAAGAAAGTGCGGGATGACGTCAAGAAAGATATCACCAAGACGCTGCAGCCCGTTTATTTCTCGGCGACGCCGGAAGAATGGCTCGACGGCATGCGGACCATGAAACCGGTCATGGCGGGTCTGGTGACGCTGACCCTGGATTTTGCCAAAGCCTATGGGGCAGCGAAGAAAGAAAAGGGCTGGATCGACTTCAGCGACTTGGAACACTTTTGTCTGCAGATCCTCCTGGCACCTGACGCATCGCCGGAGCATCCCGTGCCGTCAGCAGCGGCGGAAGAACTGCGCAGTCAGTATGAAGAAGTCTTCATCGATGAGTACCAGGATACGAACGGTGTCCAGGAACTCATTACCCGTCTCGTCTCGGGCGACGATAACCGCTTCATGGTCGGCGATATCAAGCAGAGCATCTACCGCTTCCGCCTGGCCGACCCGACGTTGTTCCTCGATAAATACCAGTCCTTCAGCCGTGATGAAAAGGCCGTGCAGCGCTGTATCGACCTGGGGCGGAACTTCCGCAGCGTCCCGGTCATCCTCGATGCGGTAAATGACGTCTTTTTGCGGGCCATGACGAGGGATGCTGCTGGCATGGACTATGGAGAACGAGAAAAACTCTATGCCGGCCGGCAGGCTCCCGATGATGACCGCTGGATTGGTGGTCCTGTTGAGGTCGATATCGTGCCGACGGCAAAGGACGACGAAGACGATGACGGCAGTACGGCCTTTGAAAGGGAAAGCCGCTTCATTGCCCGCCGCATCGGCGAGCTCCTGGCCAGCGGCCGTATGGCAGCCCGCAAGGACGGTACGCTGGAGCCCTTGTCCTATCGCCATATCGTCATCCTACTGCGCTCCATGGCTGGCAAGGCCGACGTCCTCATCCAGGCCTTGCAGGAAGGGGGCATTCCGGCCTATGCTGAACAGAGCGGCGGTTATTTTGCCGCCGTCGAAGTCCAGGTCATGTTGTCTCTCCTGCGCTGTATCGATAATCCGGAACAGGACCTGGCCATGGCGGCGGTCCTGCGGTCGCCCCTGGTCGGATTGGATGAAACGGCCCTGGCCGATGTCCGCCTGGCGGGGGACGGGACGCTGTGGCAGAACCTGCCGGCCTATGCGGCAGCCCTGCCCGAAGGGGACGATAAGAAGGAAGACCTGCTGCAGTTCATGGAGACCTTTGATTCGTGGCGCACGTACAGCCGCCGCCATGGTGTAGCAGAGCTCTTGCAGCGCCTGTACGATGATACGGCCTATGTCGATTTCGTCGGGTCCATGCCGGGCGGTGAGGTGCGCCAGGCCAACCTGAAGGCCCTGTACGACCGAGCCCAGCAGTATGAGGATGCCGGCTTCCGCGGCCTGTTCCGCTATTTGCAGCTCATGGACAAGATGAAAGAAGACGGCCTCGACCTGGCACCGGCTAAAGTCGTCAGCGAAAATGAAGACGTCGTGCGCATCATGAGTATCCACAAGAGCAAAGGCCTGGAATTTCTGGTCGTCTTCGTCGCCGATCTGGGTAAAGCCTTCAACCGGCGCGACATGCAGGAACAGATACTCTTCCACAACCGCCTGGGCATCGGCCTCAAGCAGTATGACCCGGAATGGCGCATGTCTTACCCGACGCTCATCTGGAGCGGCATCGCGGCCCAGCTGCGCTGGGAAGGGACGGCCGAAGAAGAACGTATCCTCTATGTCGCCATGACCCGCGCCAGGGATCGGCTCATCCTGACAGGCCACAGTACACATGTTGCCGATGACTGGCAGCGCTGGACGAGCCGCCTCAACCCGGCCCAGGCCAAATCGTATTTCGACTGGGTCATGCCGGCGGCGCTCGACACTTTCGGTGCCCGGGCCGATACGGAATATGTCCGGCCCGGGGCAGCTTGGCAGGGCGATATCTGGGACGTACACATTACGCCGGCTGGGACGGCGGCTGCGGCCGATGACGAGGCCTGTGAACAGGAACCGCGGCTGGAAGCTTTGCGGCGCGGCGATGCGACGGGGACGCCCATCCCGGACTGGCTTGACGCACAGCTGTCCTGGCAGTATGCCTATCCCCAGGCCGTCCGGACAGCGGCTAAGTTTTCCGTATCCGAAGTCAAACGAAAATACCAGGAACTGCATAGTGATGAACTGGCCGAAGAAGAGGGCCTGTCCATCTCGGCCGGTGCCGTCATCGCTGCCGCACCGGGCGAAGACGATGCCTTTTCCGAACTGCCGCCCTGGCTGGCCGAAGAAGAAGAGAAAGTCAGCGGTGCCCAGCGCGGGACGGCCCTGCACAAAGCCCTGCAGTATATCACGCCGGCTGCGGACCAGACCGTGGATACATTGCGCCGTGAAATCGAAACCTTTGTCCGACAGGGGTTGTTGAGCCGTGACGAAGCAAAGCTGGTCTACGTGCCGGTCTTAGCCGCCTTCTGTCAGTCTGACCTGGGCCGGCGCATGGCCATGTCGCCGGAGCTGCATCGTGAATATCCGTTTACCGTGCTTTTGGCCGGCGGCGATCCCCTGCCTGCTGTGGAAGGGGGAGAACGCATCTTGATCCAAGGGGTCATCGACTGCCTCTTCCGCGAAGACGATGGCTGGATTCTCGTCGACTACAAGTCGGACCGGCTGGAAAGGGAGGACGCTTTCCGCAAGCGCTATGCCGTCCAGCTGGCCTTATACAAACGGGCTGTCGAACAGATTACGGGCAGGCCCGTCAGCGAAACTTACATTTACAGCTTGCATTTACAAAAAGAAATCAGAATATAA
- a CDS encoding suppressor of fused domain protein: MSSLTRTAPAWPRFFSLMDTEKMTPVHPGYGRCVQQYFHSLFPHRQWKVFHDPDGTPLAVDVELLYPTVEEPFYLLHTMGMSAAPMHYPSGEFVTGKEGYSELCLILPADWPFRKDRDLSLADEQAWPIWLLMELGRFPHVHDMWMAYGFLLPNTEANEPFAADTALSGLVIVQFEGQLGGVKMPDGTAVELLMPILLYKEEMDLCSDIGVDALVDAVIDECGGSFLLDKDRPNVGLGDYPCMGIPL, encoded by the coding sequence ATGAGCTCTTTGACCCGGACAGCCCCGGCATGGCCGCGGTTCTTTTCCTTGATGGACACGGAAAAGATGACGCCTGTCCATCCAGGCTATGGGCGCTGTGTCCAGCAGTACTTCCACAGCCTCTTTCCGCACCGGCAGTGGAAAGTCTTTCACGATCCGGATGGGACGCCGCTGGCTGTCGATGTCGAACTCCTGTACCCGACCGTTGAAGAACCTTTTTATTTGCTTCATACCATGGGCATGAGTGCTGCGCCTATGCACTATCCGTCCGGTGAATTTGTGACCGGGAAAGAAGGGTACAGCGAACTCTGCCTCATCTTGCCGGCCGACTGGCCTTTCCGCAAGGACCGGGACCTTTCCCTGGCTGATGAACAGGCCTGGCCTATTTGGCTGCTCATGGAGTTAGGACGGTTTCCTCACGTCCATGATATGTGGATGGCTTATGGCTTTCTCCTGCCCAATACGGAGGCCAATGAGCCCTTTGCTGCAGATACGGCTTTATCCGGCCTGGTCATCGTCCAATTCGAGGGGCAGCTGGGCGGCGTGAAGATGCCCGATGGTACGGCTGTCGAATTGCTCATGCCTATTTTGTTGTATAAAGAAGAAATGGATTTGTGCAGCGACATCGGCGTCGATGCCCTTGTCGATGCCGTCATAGATGAGTGTGGCGGTTCTTTTTTACTGGATAAGGACCGGCCGAACGTCGGCCTTGGCGATTATCCGTGTATGGGAATCCCGCTATGA